Within the Streptomyces sp. YIM 121038 genome, the region TGTTCGGGTACGACGCTTTCCGGGGCGAGCAAGAGTCGATCATCGAGCACGTGGTGGCGGGCGGCGACGCGGTCGTCCTGATGCCGACCGGCGGCGGAAAGTCCCTGTGCTATCAGATCCCGGCCCTGGTCAGACCCGGTACGGGCGTCGTGGTGTCGCCCCTGATCGCACTCATGCAGGACCAGGTCGACGCGCTGCGGGCCCTCGGCGTGCGCGCCGGGTTCATGAACTCGACGCAGGACTTCGACGAGCGCCGCCTCGTCGAGGCCGAGCTGCTCTCGGGCGAGCTCGACGTGCTGTATCTGGCACCGGAGCGGCTGCGCCTGGACACCACGCTCCATCTGCTCTCCCGGGCGAAGATCTCCGTCTTCGCGATCGACGAGGCGCACTGCGTGGCCCAGTGGGGCCACGACTTCCGGCCGGACTACCTGGCCCTGTCCGTCCTCGGCGAGCGCTGGCCGGACGTCCCGCGCATCGCGCTGACGGCCACGGCGACGGACGCCACGCACCGCGAGATCACCGAGCGCCTGGCCATGCCGGACGCCAAGCACTTCGTCGCCAGCTTCGACCGGCCGAACATCCAGTACCGGATCGTGCCGAAGTCCGACCCGAAGAAGCAGCTCCTCACCTTCCTGAAGGAGGAGCACGACGGCGACGCGGGCATCGTCTACTGCCTCTCGCGCAAGTCGGTCGAGCAGATCGCCGACTTCCTCAGCGCCCACGGAGTCGAGGCGGTGCCGTACCACGCGGGTCTGGACGGCGGCACCCGCGCCCGGCACCAGTCGCGCTTCCTGCGCGAGGACGGCCTGGTCGTGGTCGCCACGATCGCCTTCGGCATGGGCATCGACAAGCCGGACGTCCGCTTCGTCGCCCACCTCGACCTGCCCAAGTCGGTGGAGGGGTACTACCAGGAAACGGGCCGGGCGGGCCGTGACGGCCTCCCCTCGACGGCCTGGATGGCGTACGGCCTCCAGGACGTCGTGCAGCAGCGCAAGCTCATCCAGTCCGGCGAGGGCGACGAGGCGTTCCGGCGCCGCTCGGCGGCCCATCTGGACGCGATGCTGGCGCTGTGCGAGGCGGCCTCCTGCCGCCGCGCCCAGCTCCTGCGGTACTTCGGCCAGGACCCGACGGCCACCGGCTGCGGGAACTGCGACACGTGTCTGACGCCCCCGGAGACCTGGGACGGCACGGTCGCCGCGCAGAAGGTCCTCTCCGCGGTGGTGCGCCTGAAGCGGGAGCGCGGCCAGAAGTTCGGCACGGGCCAGATCGTCGACATCCTGCTCGGCCGGAAGACCGCCAAGGTCATCCAGTTCGACCACGACCAGCTGTCCGTCTTCGGCATCGGTGACGAGCTGAGCGAGGCCGAATGGCGGGGCGTGGTGCGGCAGTTGCTGGCGCAGGGCCTCCTCGCCGTCGAGGGGGAGTACGGCACGCTGGTGCTGACCGAGGAGAGCGCCGCCGTCCTCGGCCGGCAGCGGGAGGTGCCGCTGCGCAAGGAGCCGAAGAAGCCCGCGGGGTCGGCGCGGTCCGCGCCGCGGGGGGAGCGCAAGGCCAAGGCCGCGGCGGCCGTGGCCGAGCTGCCGGAGGAGGCCGTGCCGGTCTTCGAGGCGCTGCGGGCCTGGCGGGCGGCGCAGGCGCGGGAGCAGGGCGTGCCCGCGTATGTGATCTTCCACGACGCGACGCTGCGGGAGATCGCCGCGGCGCGGCCCGCGTCCGTCGCGGACCTCGGCGGGATCAGCGGGGTCGGCGAGAAGAAGCTCGCGACGTATGGGGAAGGGGTGCTTGAGGTCCTGGCGGAGGCCGGGGCGTAGCCCTCGCGGGCGGCGCCCCGGCCCTCGCGCCGGGGAGCCGCGTCAGCGCGGCGGGGCCACCCGGCCCGTCACCTCGCCCAGGCCCACCCGGGTGCCGCCCGGACCCGGCGCCCAGGCCGAGAGGGTCACCACGTCGCCGTCCTCCAGGAACGTCCGCTTGCCGGAGGGGAGTTCGAGGGGGTCGCGGCCGTTCCAGGTGAGCTCGATCAGGGAGCCGAACTGGTCGGGCGAGGGCCCGCTGACGGTGCCGGAGCCGTAGAAGTCGCCGGTGCGCAGGGAGGCCCCGTTGACCGTCATATGGGCGAGCTGCTGGGCGGCGGTCCAGTAGACGGTGGAGAAGGGCGGGTTGGAGATGACCTCGCCGTTCAGGGTGACGGTGATGCGGAGGTCGTAGCCGCCGGGCCCCTCGGACGCGGACCCGGCGGACCCGGCCGCGTCGGCCGCGTCGGCCGTGTCGTCCAGGTACGGCAGGAGCGGCTCGGTGCGCTCCGGCGGGGCGACCCGCGCCGCGTCCAGGGCTTCGAGCGGCGTGACCCACGCCGAGACGGAGGTCGCGAAGGACTTGCCGAGGAACGGGCCGAGCGGCACGTACTCCCAGGCCTGGATGTCACGGGCCGACCAGTCGTTGAGGAGGCACAGGCCGAAGACGTGCTCGCGGAAGTCGGCAAGCGGCACCGGCGTGCCGAGCGTGGAGGGCTTGCCGACGACGAAGCCGACCTCCGCCTCGATGTCGAGCTTGGCGGACGGGCCGAAGACCGGGGCGGCGTCGGCGGGCGCCTTGCGCTGCCCGGCGGGGCGGATCACCTCCGTGCCGGAGACCACGACGGTGCCCGAGCGGCCGTGGTAGCCGATGGGCAGGTGCTTCCAGTTCGGGGTGAGCGGGGCCGGCGCGTCGGGGCGGAACATGCGGCCCAGGTTCGACGCGTGGTGCTCGGAGGCGTAGAAGTCCACGTAGTCGGCGACGTCGAAGGGCAGGTGCAGGGTGACGTCGGAGAGGGGGTGGAGCAGCGGGCGGATCGCGTCGCGGTGCGCGGGCTCCGTCACCCAGGCGGTCAGCGCGCGGCGGACGTCGCTCCACGTGCGGCGGCCCGCGGCGAGCAGCGGGTTCAGCGTGGGCTGGGCGAGCAGGGACACATGGGGCGAGCCCAGGGCGGCCGCGGCGGCGCCCGCGTCCAGGACGTAGGAGCCGAGCCGGACACCGACGCGACGGCCCTCGGTGACGGGCGCCGACCCAGGCGCGGAGCCGGAAGCGGAACCGGACCCGGGGTCGGCGGATCCGGCCGGGGAGAAGACTCCGTACGGAAGATTGTGCGGGCCGAAGGGGTCGCCCTCGGGGAGGTCGAGCGGATTCTGCTCGGACATGCGTTCCTGCCTCGCTTTCCAATCTGGGTGCCCCACACGTTACGTGGAAGCCCTGTATTCGGGCAGTGCCTAAAGAGTTAGCAATGTCCGGATAAACCACGCATGGAGTGTTCAGTTCCGGCTTAGGTTCCTCGGGGGGACGCGGACGGGGTGGGTCCGGGTCGGTGCGAAGGGGACGCGTGGGGGGACCCGTGACCAATTCCAGCGGTGGTGTGCCATGCACGCCCGACCGCGAAGTACCCGGACTCATCGTGAAGTTCGGCGACTATCCACTGCACCACGGCGGCGTGGGGGCGATCCGGAGCCTCGGCCGCGTCGGCGTACCGATGTACGCGATCACGGAGGACCGGCGCACACCCGCCGCCGCGTCCCGCTATCTCACCGGCGCCTTTCCCTGGCGGACCACCGGGGCGGAGGACCCGGGATATCTGATCGACGGGCTGCTGCGGATCGGACGGCGCATCGGCAGGCCCGCGGTGCTCATACCGACCGACGAGGAAGCGGCCGTGCTCATCGCCGAGCACCAGCGGGAGCTGGCCGACACGGACTTCGGGGGCTTCCTCTTCCCGCGCGTCGACGCCGCCCTGCCGCGCCGCCTCGCCAGCAAGGAGGGCCTGCACGAGCTGTGCGTGGAGCACGGCCTCAGCTCGCCCGCGTCGGCGTGCCCGCAGAGCCAGGACGACATCGAGAAGTTCGCGGCGACGGCGGCCTTCCCGGTGGTCGCGAAGAACCGCGAGGCGTTCCAGCGCCGCGAGCGGCCCGCGGTCAACGGCACCACCCGCATCGACACCGCCCAGGGCCTGCGCGAGCTGGCCCGGGACTGGGGCGAGCGGCCCGGGGTGATCCTCCAGGAGTACCTGCCGCGCGAGGACGCCGAGGACTGGGTGGTGCACGCCTATTTCGACGACAACTCCTCGCCCCTCGCGCTGTTCACCGGGGTGAAGGTCCGCTCCTGGCCGCCGCACGCGGGCATGACGGCCCACGCGTACGTCGTCGACAATCCGGAACTCGCCGACCTCGCCGCGCGTTTCATCAAAGAGATCGGCTTCACCGGAATCATCGACCTGGACCTCCGTTACGACCGCCGCGACGGTCAGTACAAACTGCTCGACTTCAACCCGCGCATGGGCGCCCAGTTCCGTCTCTTCGAAAGCGAGACGGGCATCGACGTCGTGCGGGCCATGCATCTGCACCTGACGGGCCGCGTGGTCCCGGAGGGCGACCAGCGCGCAGGCCACCGCTATGTGGTGGAGAACATCGACCTGCCCGCCCTCATCGCCTACCGCCGCAGTGGATACGTCACGCCGCACGCCCCCGCCCGAGCCAGCGGCACGGAACTCGCCTGGCTCGCCGCCGACGACCTGAAGCCGTTCTTCACGATGCTGGCGCGCCTCATCCGACCGGGGGCGATCCACCTGTATCAGCTGTGGCGGACCGGCCGCCGCCGCAGCAGGCCTGCCACCGGCCCACGGAGCGGCACGACCGCGAGATGACCACCGCCCGCCCGACCAGGGGCGCGGCAGGGGGGACGCGGTGACAGGGGACGCGTTGTCCGGGGACGCGGCGGCGGGGGCGCGGTGTCCGGGGCACGCAGCAACGGGGGACGCAGTACGGGGGACAAGCGGAAGATCCGCGAAGTAAGACAGTGTGCCGTGCGACGGCACGGTGCACGCGATGTCCTGGGGAGGGACTTCGTGAAGCAACCAGTAGCAGTCATCGGGGCAGGCCCCTACGGCCTGTCCACCGCAGCACATCTCCGCGCGCGTGGCGTCCGCGTCCGCGTCTTCGGCGACCCCATGGTCAGCTGGCGTTCCCACATGCCCGCGGGAATGCTCCTGAAGTCGACCCCGGCGGCGTCGAACATCGACGCCCCGCAGCCGGGCCACACCCTCACCGACTACTGCGCGGCGGCGGGCATCCCGCGCCTGGTCACGGACGAGGACATCATCCCGGCCGACACGTTCGTCCGGTACGGACAGTGGTTCCAGGAGAGGCTCGTGCCCGGACTGGAGCGGGTGCGGGTGGTGTCCGTCGAGCGCGGCGAGCGCGGCGGCTTCGAGCTCAAGCTCGACTCGGGGGAGCAGTTCACGGCCCCCGCGGTCGTCGTCGCCAGCGGTCTGACGGGCCTCGCGCAGCTCCCGCCCGCCCTGGCCACCGCCGTGCCCGACGGGCCCTCGCCCGCGAGCCCCTTCTCGCACAGCTCCCAGCACCACGACCTGTCGCGGTACGCGGACACCGACCTGCTCGTCGTCGGCGCGGGCCAGTCCGCCCTGGAGACGGCCGTGCTCGCCGCCGAGGCGGGTGCCCGGGTCCGGCTCGTGGCCCGCGGCAGGGGCGCCATCGGCTTCGGCGCGCCCCCGTGGCAGCAGCCCAGGCTGCGCCCGGAGTCGCCCTTCGGCCGCGCCTGGTCGCTGTACGCGCTGAGCTACCACGCCGAGCTGTACCGCCATCTCCCGCCGCACGCCCGGCACTTCCTCGTCCGCCGGGTCCTCGGCCCGCTCGGCGCCTGGTGGCTGCGCGAGCGGTTCCAGGAGCGCGTCGACGCCCGGGAGATACGGCGCGTGGTGCGGGCCGAGGTCAACGACGGCCGCCCCCTCCTCACCGTGGAGTCGCTCGGCGGCCGGACGCGGGAGCTCACCGCCGACCACGTCATCGCCGCCACGGGCTACCGCGTCGACCTCGCCGCCCTCAGCTTCCTCGGGCACGGCCTGCGCGCCCGCATGGCGGTCAGCCGCGGCACGCCCAGGCTCGGCGAGGGCTACGCCTCCTCGGTCCCGGGCCTGTACTTCACGGGCATGCTGGCCGGGTCGTCGTACGGGCCTGTGATGCGGTTCGTGTGCGGCACGGAGTTCGCGTCACCGCGATTGGCCCGGCACCTGGCGGCTGCGTACGGCTGAGCGCCGGGCTCGGGCGCGGTGCTGGGCCGCTGTTGTCCGCGGGGCCTCCGTGGCTGGTCGCGCAGTTCCCCGCGCCCCTTCGGGGCGCTGCCGATCACTCGCCAGGAACCACCGGCATCGGGGCCGGTTCGGCGGCGCGCATGCGCTCCGGCGTCCAGTAGTCCCCGGCCGCGCCAGGACCGTGCTCGACGCGCTCGCTGCTCACGGTGCCCGACTTCGCCCCCGCCCCGGGCGAGGCCGGGTGCCCGCCGCCGTCCGCGGCCGCGGCCTGCCAGGCGAGGCCCGCGGTGAGCAGGGCGAGGGCGGTCGCCGTGGCGAGGGCGAGCTTGCGGTGCTGCGGGAGGGACATGTCGTTCCTTGCTTCTCGGGTCGGGCCAGTGCTTTTCGGGTCGTGCGGTGCGTCTCGGGCCGTGCCGGTGCTTCTCGGCCGTGCCGGTCTCGTCCTGTGACGTGGCCGGGCGCCGAGAGGTTCCGTCACCCGCGCGAGCTCCGGAGGAGCGCTCGCGGGGTGCGGCGAAGCCCCCGCGTTCACAGGGGAGTTCGAGGGCAGGGCGCGCGGGTGTGCGCACGGGCGTCCGGCGGCGGCCCGGGGCGCCCGGGACGGACGGCGGGACGCGGGGCGAACCGGCACCCCCGTCGCCCCGGCCGCCGCACGGCCCGCCTCGTTCCGGTGAACCGGGAGCGGGCGGTCACGCCCGGCGCGCTTCTGCGCCCCCGGCGCGTACGGGCAGGGGACGTTGGCCGCACGACCTGGTGCATGCCGGGAGTGCGCCGGGCGCACCCAAAGCGTCACAGGTCCTGTCACACGGCTTACCGGCCGGGCTCAGATCCGTATTCTTCGGATCATGGCCGCTCCCCTCGCATATTCCCTCATCGCTACCGACCTGGACGGAACGCTGCTGCGCGGCGACGACACGGTCTCCGACCGCTCCCGCCGGGCGCTGGCCGCCGCGAGCGAGGGCGGAGCGCGGCACCTCGTCGTCACCGGACGCCCCGCGCCCCGCGTGCGCCCGCTCTTCGACGACCTCGGGTACGACGGGCTCGCCGTGTGCGGGCAGGGCGCGCAGCTGTACGACGCCGGGGCCGACCGCATGGTGTGGTCGGTGACCCTGGACCGGGAGCTCGCGGAGGTGGCGCTCGGCAAGATCGAGGCGGAGGTCGGCCAGGTCTTCGCGGCGGTCGACCAGGACGGGGCCGAGGGCCTGACCCTGATCGAGCCCGGGTACGAGATGCCGCACCCGACGCTGCCCGCGATGCGGGTGCCCGGCCGTGACGTGCTCTGGGAGGAGCCGATCAGCAAGGTGCTCCTGCGGCACCCCACGCTGGCGGACGACGAGTTGGCGCAGGTCGCCCGGGGCGTCGTGGGCTCGCTCGCCACGGTGACGATGTCCGGGCCCGGCACGGTGGAGCTCCAGCCCTGCGGGGTCACCAAGGCGACCGGGCTCGCCCTCGCGGCGGAGCGGCTCGGCCTGCGGGCGGCCGACACGATCGCGTTCGGGGACATGCCGAACGACATCCCGATGTTCGCCTGGGCGGCGCACGGCGTGGCGATGGCCAACGCCCACCACGAACTGAAGGCGGTGGCGGACGAATTGACGCTGTCCAACGAGGAGGACGGGATCGCCGTGGTCCTGGAGCGGATGCTGAGCGCCGATGGCCGGAAAGCGGTGGGTGGCGGACACCGCACGTGAGGGCGCCCGGCAGGGTGCTGTGTGGCCGCCGGATCACTCAGCGTGGCCCGGCGGCGCGGGCCGCAGCGGGCCGTCCCGCCGGGCGGCGG harbors:
- the recQ gene encoding DNA helicase RecQ, whose product is MTEVVESDALRTLHRVFGYDAFRGEQESIIEHVVAGGDAVVLMPTGGGKSLCYQIPALVRPGTGVVVSPLIALMQDQVDALRALGVRAGFMNSTQDFDERRLVEAELLSGELDVLYLAPERLRLDTTLHLLSRAKISVFAIDEAHCVAQWGHDFRPDYLALSVLGERWPDVPRIALTATATDATHREITERLAMPDAKHFVASFDRPNIQYRIVPKSDPKKQLLTFLKEEHDGDAGIVYCLSRKSVEQIADFLSAHGVEAVPYHAGLDGGTRARHQSRFLREDGLVVVATIAFGMGIDKPDVRFVAHLDLPKSVEGYYQETGRAGRDGLPSTAWMAYGLQDVVQQRKLIQSGEGDEAFRRRSAAHLDAMLALCEAASCRRAQLLRYFGQDPTATGCGNCDTCLTPPETWDGTVAAQKVLSAVVRLKRERGQKFGTGQIVDILLGRKTAKVIQFDHDQLSVFGIGDELSEAEWRGVVRQLLAQGLLAVEGEYGTLVLTEESAAVLGRQREVPLRKEPKKPAGSARSAPRGERKAKAAAAVAELPEEAVPVFEALRAWRAAQAREQGVPAYVIFHDATLREIAAARPASVADLGGISGVGEKKLATYGEGVLEVLAEAGA
- the fahA gene encoding fumarylacetoacetase, with the protein product MSEQNPLDLPEGDPFGPHNLPYGVFSPAGSADPGSGSASGSAPGSAPVTEGRRVGVRLGSYVLDAGAAAAALGSPHVSLLAQPTLNPLLAAGRRTWSDVRRALTAWVTEPAHRDAIRPLLHPLSDVTLHLPFDVADYVDFYASEHHASNLGRMFRPDAPAPLTPNWKHLPIGYHGRSGTVVVSGTEVIRPAGQRKAPADAAPVFGPSAKLDIEAEVGFVVGKPSTLGTPVPLADFREHVFGLCLLNDWSARDIQAWEYVPLGPFLGKSFATSVSAWVTPLEALDAARVAPPERTEPLLPYLDDTADAADAAGSAGSASEGPGGYDLRITVTLNGEVISNPPFSTVYWTAAQQLAHMTVNGASLRTGDFYGSGTVSGPSPDQFGSLIELTWNGRDPLELPSGKRTFLEDGDVVTLSAWAPGPGGTRVGLGEVTGRVAPPR
- a CDS encoding ATP-grasp domain-containing protein, yielding MPCTPDREVPGLIVKFGDYPLHHGGVGAIRSLGRVGVPMYAITEDRRTPAAASRYLTGAFPWRTTGAEDPGYLIDGLLRIGRRIGRPAVLIPTDEEAAVLIAEHQRELADTDFGGFLFPRVDAALPRRLASKEGLHELCVEHGLSSPASACPQSQDDIEKFAATAAFPVVAKNREAFQRRERPAVNGTTRIDTAQGLRELARDWGERPGVILQEYLPREDAEDWVVHAYFDDNSSPLALFTGVKVRSWPPHAGMTAHAYVVDNPELADLAARFIKEIGFTGIIDLDLRYDRRDGQYKLLDFNPRMGAQFRLFESETGIDVVRAMHLHLTGRVVPEGDQRAGHRYVVENIDLPALIAYRRSGYVTPHAPARASGTELAWLAADDLKPFFTMLARLIRPGAIHLYQLWRTGRRRSRPATGPRSGTTAR
- a CDS encoding FAD-dependent oxidoreductase; protein product: MKQPVAVIGAGPYGLSTAAHLRARGVRVRVFGDPMVSWRSHMPAGMLLKSTPAASNIDAPQPGHTLTDYCAAAGIPRLVTDEDIIPADTFVRYGQWFQERLVPGLERVRVVSVERGERGGFELKLDSGEQFTAPAVVVASGLTGLAQLPPALATAVPDGPSPASPFSHSSQHHDLSRYADTDLLVVGAGQSALETAVLAAEAGARVRLVARGRGAIGFGAPPWQQPRLRPESPFGRAWSLYALSYHAELYRHLPPHARHFLVRRVLGPLGAWWLRERFQERVDAREIRRVVRAEVNDGRPLLTVESLGGRTRELTADHVIAATGYRVDLAALSFLGHGLRARMAVSRGTPRLGEGYASSVPGLYFTGMLAGSSYGPVMRFVCGTEFASPRLARHLAAAYG
- a CDS encoding HAD family hydrolase, yielding MAAPLAYSLIATDLDGTLLRGDDTVSDRSRRALAAASEGGARHLVVTGRPAPRVRPLFDDLGYDGLAVCGQGAQLYDAGADRMVWSVTLDRELAEVALGKIEAEVGQVFAAVDQDGAEGLTLIEPGYEMPHPTLPAMRVPGRDVLWEEPISKVLLRHPTLADDELAQVARGVVGSLATVTMSGPGTVELQPCGVTKATGLALAAERLGLRAADTIAFGDMPNDIPMFAWAAHGVAMANAHHELKAVADELTLSNEEDGIAVVLERMLSADGRKAVGGGHRT